Part of the Candidatus Wallbacteria bacterium genome, GATCGTTGTAGACGAGGTGCAGAGCGGAATGTTCCGCACCGGGAACTTTTTATGCTGCAATAAATGGAAAACCCATGCCGATCTGATTACGCTCGGAAAAGGACTGGGTGGTGGTCTGCCACTCTCTGCCTGCCTTGTGCGGCAGGGACTGGAAACCATTTTTCAACCCGGGGATCATGGCAGCACCTTCGGAGGTAACCCTGCGGCCTGCGCTCTTGGATCCAAGGTGCTGGAAATCATTGTCCGCGACAAGCTGGACCGGCGGGTGAGCCGGCTGGGAAAGATCTTTACTGATAAATTGAACTCCTGCCGTGAACGGCACCCGGACTTAGTCCTTGAGGTGAGGGGGAAAGGATTCATGCTGGGAGTCGAGCTTACCAATGAAAAGCTCGCAACCTATCTTAAAGAAGCTTTTTTCCAGCGCAAGATCCTGGTCAACATCACTTCAGACAAAGTCTGGAGGTTGTTGCCCAACTTCCGGATCACGGAAAAACAGATCGAATGGCTGAGCGAGTGTTTCGAGGAAATCCTGTCTGCCTATCAGAAAGCATGATAAGGATTGAAACATAGGACTGCCACAATCACAACTATCAGAGGCGATTTATGAAAGTGATCATCCCTGTTGCCGGAGTCGGAACCAGACTGGCACCTTTTACTTATACGCTGCCTAAAGTGCTGCTGCCTGTCGCAGGCAAGCCGATGCTTGGCCATACCCTGGACAAACTGAAAGAGCTGCGTGACGTCAGCGAGGTGATTTTCATCATCGGCCATCTGGGAGAACTGATCAGGGAATATGTCAGGGACAATTATAATTTTAAAGCCAGCTATATAGAACAGACCGAGCGGCTGGGTCTAGGCCACGCCATCCACCTGGCGAGGGAAATCTGCCTCCTGAATCCCGAACCTGTGCTGATCGTTCTTGGAGACACTCTTTTTGAGATCAAAGGGCGGATCGAGATGGACCCCCAGGCAGACGGGCTGATCGCAGTCAAATCAGTGGACGACCCGAAACGATTCGGGATCGCCGAAGTGGAGGGCGATCTGATCACCCGCCTGGTGGAAAAGCCTGAACAGCCGAAATCCAATCTGGCGATAATCGGTGTCTATTATTTCAAGAACACGGTTCTGCTCTTTGAATGTCTTGACGAGATCATCAGAAAAAATATCCGTACCAAAA contains:
- a CDS encoding sugar phosphate nucleotidyltransferase; amino-acid sequence: MKVIIPVAGVGTRLAPFTYTLPKVLLPVAGKPMLGHTLDKLKELRDVSEVIFIIGHLGELIREYVRDNYNFKASYIEQTERLGLGHAIHLAREICLLNPEPVLIVLGDTLFEIKGRIEMDPQADGLIAVKSVDDPKRFGIAEVEGDLITRLVEKPEQPKSNLAIIGVYYFKNTVLLFECLDEIIRKNIRTKNEFQITDAMQLMLDKHARLKAIEIEAWYDCGKTETLLSTNRELLRQSGSVNHGKVVNSVIIPPVNIDEQTEIENSVIGPYVSVTGAKIKNSVIRDSIINRDSTIENTIFSGSLVGQGASIIENFKQFNIGDSSQYITTGSEIK